A stretch of DNA from Desulfovibrio gilichinskyi:
GCAGAAAAGAATTTTTAAAATGATTCCCGGGCTTGAAGATGTTGAATTTTTAAGACTTGGCAGCATTCACCGCAATACATATGTAAATGCGCCGGAAGTGCTTGATGAGAATCTCGCCCTTAAGAGTGATCCCCGTGTTTATCTCGCCGGACAGATCACCGGAGTTGAAGGGTATCTTGAATCTGCTGCTTGCGGGCTCTGGGTGGGGCTTCTGTTAGCTCACCAGATGAAAGGGCATACTGTTCCTGCTCCTCCTCTTGAAACATCTATGGGAGCCTTGCTCGGACATTTGCGCGAGCAGAAGAAAAACTTTCAGCCTTCAAATGTGCAATTCGGCTTGATGCCGGCATTAAATAAACGTGCTCCCAAAAAAGCGCGTAAAGAACTCTACGCGAAAAGAGCTATTGAATTGTTTGATAACTGGCTTAAAGAAAATTTGACTGAATAAATATCAGTTTTTTTGTTCTTTTAAAAAGTGAAATCCCCCGAATTGAGATGTACTCAATTCGGGGGATTTATTTAATATAAGACAATAATCTAATTTCTTAGATAATTTTGTTCTTTTTAAGAGCTGTTCTAAGCTCCTGTTCGTGTTCAGCAAGTAGAGGAACAAGAGGGAGTCTGAACGAAGTTTTAAGCTTACCCATCATACCGAGAGATGTTTTAACCGGAATAGGGTTCGTTTCAATAAACATGGCCCTGCTCAGGGGTTGCAGTTTATAATGAAGATCCTTTGCTTTTGCCGTATCTCCGGCGCGATAGGCCGCGCACATGTCTGCCATCATCTTAGGAGCGATGTTTGATACAACGGAAATTGCTCCATGTCCGCCGAGGGCAAGCAGCGGGAGCACAGTAAAATCATCACCTGAGAAAACTATGAATCCTTCCGGGCATTGTTCAATAAGATTCGAACACTGTGTCAGGTTGCCGGTAGCTTCTTTTACACCAATTACATCGGGAACTTCTTTAGCTATTCTTGCAATTGTTTCGGGCATGGCGTTAAGACCTGTTCTTCCCGGTACATTGTAAAGAATAAAAGGCATTGACGCCTCATTGGAAAGAGCTTTGAAGTGTTCAACCAGTCCCTGAGGAGTAGGTTTATTGTAATAAGGAGTGATCTGGAGGGTGGCATCAGCTCCTGCTTTTTTGGCAAGGATTGTAAGGTTTACAGCTTCTTTAGTATTGTTAGAACCCGCGCCGGCTATGACCGGGACACGTCCCTTGGTCTGCTCAACACAGATTCTTATAACCTCACCTTGTTCGTCGTGAGTCATAGTTGCCGCTTCGCCGGTTGTTCCGCATGGAACTAAACCGTCGATACCTTGTTCAATCTGCCATTCGATCAGTTCGCGATACGCGTCCTGATCAATTGCTCCGTCCTTGAACGGAGTCACCAGAGCAGTGAATGCTCCTTGGAAAGTCATTGTTGCCTCCTGAAGGTCATCTATTTATCGTCCGAAATACCTTCAATTAGCTTCAGCACAGTTGGTTCTTCACGAACGTCATCGCGTAGGCTTTGTAGAAACCACCGAATATTCTGGCCAGAAGTCCATTTGAAGTCAGCATCCCGAGACGGCCACTGAAAAATATCAATTCTATTTACAGCTTTTCCTGTTGGGTAGCTGCGGACCCATAATGTTTTACCATTATTGTCAACAGTTCCGGTCATTCCAGGGCCATCTCCGCTTCCAAGAAGAATATCGAGAGGGGACTCTGCAAAAACCGGTGAAGCAAGAAGTGCTTTTTCTCTAAAATATCCCCATGGGCTAAGCCCGATAAGAACATCAGTTTGACTTTTGTATTTTTTAAAAAGTTCTGCTAATTCGGTAATTAATTCGCCTGAGAGATCACTAGTTCCTTTTTCAAGGTAAGGCAATATTATGAATCCGGCTTTTTTACCGTGAGCTAACGTTAAAATTTTTACAGAAGCTTTTTTACAGTTGATCCAGTTTTTGGGGATACCATTTGCTGATCCCTTTAATAAATCAGCCTCAGCGGGGCTGAGGATTCCCAAATCATAATTCATGAATTGGAACGATTTAGAAAGAGCATCCCGTTTATTGTCGGGGATAGCAACGCCGGATGTCGGTAAAAATTCGAAGGCACCGCCAATAAGAAAACTTTCGGGACTCTTAGAGTCTCGAAGATCTTGTAAATAACCAGCCCGCCGGGCCAGTCCACCAAGTGTTTTCCCGCCTCATGACGGACAGGGATTTACTGTTCCGAAAGTGTTGGCAGTGTATGCAATAGACAATACCGCATCCTTGCCAGCATGAGCTTGAAAAGGAAACCCGATGCTGGCAAGGAGGAATAGCACAAATATGTAGGGGCGCATTATCCGTTTAAAAATTCTTTAAGCTCTTTACCTGGACGGAAGAACGGTAGTTTTTTAGGTGTAACGCTGACAACAGAACCGGTTTTAGGATTTCTACCGGTATAGCCTTGATATTCTTTCATTTTAAAACTACCGAAGCCTCTGATTTCAACTCTGTCACCACGGACAAGAGCTTCTTTGATAGCATCTACAAATGCATCAACAATTTCGGAGGACTCGTCTACATGGAGTCCTTTTTCTTCGGCCAGATTCTTGATCAATTCACTTTTGTTCATTGTCCTCTCCCAAGTCGTGTTGAGTGTGACAAGCAGTTTAAAAAAATTATTAACACAACTATGCCGAAAAGTTGTCCTTTTCGTCAAGTTATTTATTAGGCTGATAGAGCCGGGAATTTTTTAATAACTGGCCTGTCACCTAATTTACCCATATTCTCCATCCTGATCTTTTGGATCTTGACAGCGATATTTAAAATATCACGGCTTGCTTCGGATTTCGGAGCATATTTGATAAAGGGTATCTGCCTTCTAACTGCTTCAGTTACTGAAGGATCATAGCGCACAAAGCCTATATTTTTCAACTTAATATTAAGAAATTTTTCACAGGCCATATTTAATCTGTCAAAAGTATCTTTAGCTTCTTTTTCGCTTGTTACTTGATTAACTATTACATTGAAATCACTAACTTTATGCTGAGTGTGAAGAACTTTAATCAAAGCGTAACTATCAGTCAAAGAGGTCGGTTCAGGTGTAATCACTACAAATCTCATTTGCGCAATTGTTGCAAAAGAAAGAACTGTACCGCTTATTCCTGCGCCAAGGTCCATGACTAAATATTGATAACGTCCTACTAATTTGGATAATTTGCTGAAAAGTATTTCCTGCATATCCTCATCCATCTCGACCAGTTCCGGAACGCCTGAAGCGGCGGGAAGAATGTCAAAATTTTTGCCTTTTTCAATAGGGATAACAATCTCTGAGGGTTTTGCGTTGCTGCGAAGCAGATCCTGCATGTTGTTTTCTGGAGAAATCCCTAAGAGAACATCAAGGTTTGCCAAACCTAAATCGCAATCCATAAGAAGGAGGCTGTTTCCACCGGCATTTAGAGCATAAGACAGATTAAGGGATAGGTTGGTTTTTCCAACTCCGCCTTTTCCACTCATTATTGCCATACTTAATGTTTTGTTGGCGTTGATCATTGTTAGTCCTGTCCCTTTATTTTCCAGTGAATAAGAATTTCTTTTCGTCGGCATGAACAAGAGTTTCTCTGGTCACCGATTCATAATCTAAAATATCTGCAGTGCAAATGCGGTCTTTACCCGTATTTTTAGCTTTATAAAGAGCTTTATCAGCTTTCTCAATGAATTCATGCATTCTTAAATTCATCAACCCTTTGTAAGTTGCTAACCCCACAGAACAAGTAACAGAAAATTTTTCTGTGCTGTTAGGCTTTTTAAAGGTCAACTCTCTTGTTTTTTCAAGCAAGCGTTCAACTAACTGCTCAGCTTTATGCTGACCGGCTCCTGAAAGAATAATAGCAAATTCTTCGCCTCCGATTCTGGCAACTAGGTCATATCTGCGAGAGTTGCTGGAGATCATATCGGCCAGATCAATCAGAACTTCATCTCCTTTAAGATGCCCGTAGGTATCATTGACGGCTTTGAAGTTATCAAGATCCAGTATCGCCAGACTGACAGGAGTCTTGTCCCTGCTTGACCGTTCAATTTCCTGATCTAAAGTTTTTTCAAATGCTCTTCGATTTGAAATACCGGTCAGGGGATCATGTTCAGTTTTATACGAAAGAGTCTGTAATACACCTTGGATATGCTTAAGATGCGGTAAACTGTTCTCTTCAAGTGGAATTGTCATCCAGTCATTAAGATCATGTGTTTCTGCAAGAATTTTCCAAGCATTAAGAGTCATGCCGGGGCAAAATCTGAGCACGGCAAGCCCGTCCAGACAGTTTTTACCGAAGCAGACGTTGGTCTCATTGCAGAATCGCTCTCTTACTGAAAGGAGTTCCTCTAAAAGTTCAGCTTCGTTTTCAGCTATATATTCAGCGTTCATATTATCCGCCGTATGCATGAAGCAGGTAATTTCTGACCAAATCATCAAGTTCACCGTCCAGAACAGCTTCAACGTTTCCGTCTTCTGCGCCGCAACGATGGTCCTTAACCAGTCTATAAGGCTGCATTGTATAAGTTTTAATCTGACTTCCCCAAGCAATTGAATCCTTGGTGGAATAGTCAGCTTTTTTACTTTCTTCCTGCTTTTTAAGCTCTCGCTCGTAAAGGCGGGATTTCAAAACTTTCATAGCAGTTTCTTTGTTTTTGAGCTGAGACTTTTCATTCTGGCATTGCACAACGATATTGGTCGGCAGATGTGTTATACGCACAGCTGAGTTCGTTTTGTTGACATGCTGCCCGCCGGGTCCGCTGGCGCGGAAGACATCTAAACGGATATCTTCGTCTTTAACTTCAATTTCAATATCGTGAGAAATTTCAGGATATACATCAACTGAAGCGAAAGAGGTATGTCTTCTGCCGGATGAATCATAGGGAGATATGCGGATAAGGCGATGAATTCCTGCTTCCCCTTTGAGAAAGCCATACGCGTAAAGTCCTTTTACCTGCAGAGTTACGCTTTTAATTCCTGCCTCATCTCCGGGCTGAAGATCAAGATAACTGACTTCCCAATTCCTTTTTTCGCACCAGCGCATGTACATTCTAAGAAGCATTTCAGCCCAGTCCTGAGCTTCAGTTCCTCCGGCTCCGGGATGAATTTCCAAGATGGCGGTACTTTTATCTTCAGGTGCAGATAGAAGTGTGGCAAGTTCTGTCTGCTCGACCATATTAGAAAGTTTTATAAGATTTTCCGACAAAGCTTCCAGAATTTCCTGATCAGGATCTTCACTGGCAAGGGTCAGCCATTCTTCTACATCGTTATGAACCGAGGAAAGATTTTCGTATGAGGTTACTTTTTCTTCGAGAATACTTTTTTCTCGCAGAATAGGAGTAAGGTCATCAGGCTTGTCCCAAGCTCCAGGCTTGCTCAGGTCGTGCTCAATTTCTTCAAGTCGCTCTTTGCATTGAGCGTGGTCAAAGTCTCCCCCAAAGGCTGGAGAATTTACTGTTGCAGTTTACTGCCATGGATTTTAAGTCCGAAAATTGAAGCATGGTCTTACTGTATAATCCTTTTGCGGTTTTTTTTATTAGTTGAACTGACAGGCGCGATAGCTATCCAAATAATGAATAAAAATGTCAGGACTAGCGGTCCGTATGTAATCAATTCATAGTTAGCACTGAAAAAAGTCTTTCCGGTGATCAGTTCAGGATTTGTCAATACTGCTGCATTAACAAACAATCCTGTAGAATCGGTAATATTTCCGAGTGGGTCGATACACGCTGAAATTCCAGTGTTAGTACACCGGATGAGATATCGCCCTTGTTCTACAGCTCTAAGGGAGACTAGTCCCAAATGTTGATACGGGGCAGAAGTTTTGCCGTACCAAGCGTCATTACTTATATTAATCAGCAGGTTTGCACCTTGTGCAACTCTTTCCTGAGCAAGTTCAGGGAAGATTCCTTCATAGCAGATGAGTATCCCCATAGCAAGGTTTCTGCTTATAAGAGGGCTGGTGTCATCCCCAGGGATAAAGTCACCAACACCTTGAACTAATTTATCAATCGGCAAATATTTTTTAAGCGGTATGTACTCACCGAATGGAACCAGATGTGACTTATCATACCAGTCAAGAGTTGTTTTGTGCGGATCAATAAGGAAAGCTCTGTTATATAGCGAAAAAGATCTGGTCTTTGGATGCAGAATATAGCCCGGAGCTCCTGTTAAAAGGGGTGTATCCGACTCTTTCGTAAAATTAACCAGTGTCGCCCGCAATTCGTTTGGGTCTTGTATCTGGAAGGGCATAGCCGTTTCAGGCCAGATAATTAAGTCCGGCTTTGCAGGCAGGCTTTTGCTTAGCCTGATGTACTTATTAAGAGTGGCAACCTGATATTTTGCATCCCACTTTAAGCCTTGATTAATATTTCCTTGAACAATTCCAATAGTAGCATTGCCGGTACTGTGAAGAGTTGAGAATGTTTCAGGAACTGTCCTAAGAACACCCAGCATTACAAGAATTGCCAGAATTCCTACAGACCATGCTTTTGCAAGGTGGGACGTTTTCCATATCAAGATTCCGGTTGTGACGGAGATCAGAAGTCCTGAAAGTCCGTAAGCTCCGACAAAAGCCGCACCTTGAATTGACTGCGGCCAGTATGAAAATGCGGATGAAAAGGTCATCCACGGAAAACCTGTAAAAAAATATCCCTGCGCAAGCTCCATAGTCGACCATAAAACTGCGCTGAAAATACAAAGAAATAAAGGCGGCAGTTTGCGGGAGGCAATGTTCAATATGAGAGTGTAAACTCCATAATAAGCACCGACAGCCATAGCCATAAGAATCGGGCATGGAACTGCGAGGAACCATGAAATGTTGCCGTAAACGCCTATAGGATAGGCAAGCCAGTAAAGGCAGGCAAGGCAGGCGAAGGTTCCTGTGATCCATCCTCTTTTAAGAGCTTCACGCGGTGAGCACTTGGAAAAAGCAATTATTCCGAGAGCCAGCGGGAATCCTAAAGCGGCGGCAGGAAAATGTAAAAAAGGGTTCGCATATCCTATACCTGCACAAAACGTAGCAATTAAAATTGGGAGAATCAGATACATCTAAACGCCTTTTGGAGGTTCAACAAGAATAGAGATTATTTGCTTGGCATCACTTTCATGGATAGTAAATTTGTATCCGGCGAAATCGAGAAATTCGCCGACATTGGGTATTCTGCCCATTAATTCAGACAGATATCCTCCGATGGAATCCACGTGTTCTGAGTCAAGTTCAAGATGCAACTTTTCAGAGACTTCATATAAAGAAACTCTGCCGGAAATCATGAAACTTCCATCATCGCGCTCATAGAAATCTGAGGGGCGCACAGCGTCATACTCATCAGCAATATCGCCTACAATTTCTTCCAGAATGTCTTCCATTGTTATAAGACCTGATGTTCCGCCATATTCATCTTGCAATATAGCCATGTGAACTCTGCCGGATTGAAATTCTTTAAGAAGAGTTTTGATCTGGATATTTTCGGAAACAATAAATGGTTCGCGTAATAAATTTTCCAGTGACTCATCTCTTTTGCAAGCTAAAAGCGGGGCAATAATGTCTTTGGCGTGAACAATTCCGATAATATGATCTTTGGAGTCCATATACACGGGGATTCTTGAATGACAGTGCTCTATTATTTGCTCAGCAACTTCAGTGAGACCACCACTGATTTCAGCACCGATTATATCAGTGCGGGGAATCATTATTTCACTTGCAGTGGTATCTTTGAGTTCAAGAACATTGAGTAACATCGAAACAACTTCGCTTTTTATTTCGCCGTCTTCTCGAGCTTCGAGGATATGTTCTTCGAGAGGTGAGTCTGCTTTTCTAAAGATATTAATTAATTTGGCCCATAATCGGCCCTCAGAACCATCGTCCAAGTGAATTCTCCTGTTTGCAGTTTAAAAATCAGAGTTAAAGTGTTTAAAATAAGTGTTTATTTCTTTAACTAATTATTATGTGGGGTTTGTGTCAACAATCATATGCAATTGTTACAATTGTTCGTTACCTTCTCTATACAGCTCCAGATAAAGGTTGTAAGCCCAGTCATCAATTTCAGAGCTTCCCTTATTTTTGAGTGTGGCCCACTTAGGGTTATGAGTTTTTTCATCGAATCCGGTAAACTGACTTTCAAATGAAAGGCCGATCTGGGCTTTGCCTTGAGTCGGGTCAATGAAAATTCGTCGTATTCGTGTTGTGAATAAGTAACGGATTATTCCTTTGTTTCCGGTGTCTATAATTCCTAGAAGTAAAAGAAAACTTTGTCCCTTGGCTAGCTTAAGATTGATGGCTCTTTTGGCATTCATATGAGTGATTTCTAAAGAAACTCCGCCACCTGAAATATCTATAAGGTTAGTGCTGGAATTTTTTCCTCCCATGTAACCCGGGGAATACTCACCGCTGGTGAGAATAAATTTAAGTCCGGCTTTCATGCCCTGAGTAGAGTCGGGAATAATATTTACATAGTCATAATATCTGGAAGGAGGCGAGACTCTTAAGAATTCTCTTTTTTGAGTCTGTTCAAGAAACTTAGGATATTCAAGGTGGATATAAGTGTAGGAAGAACCTTTTGAGCTGATGTCGGTGACAACCGAAGTAAATCGATAAAAAATAACCAAACCGGCTTGCTTGGTAGGAACGTGAAAGAAGCCGTCTACTTGACGTCCTATCCAAGATTTACCGATTCCATCATGACTCGGCAATTCCAGCATAAGTTCATTAGTAATCTCAGAAATAGCGCATGGAATTGTTTTTCTTTTTTCCGATTTTGAATGAAAGCTTACTTCGATTTTAGAACGGTATACCAGTGCGGTTTCAAAAATTTTGGATATCTTTTTTTTATCGATCACCCAGCTTGGAGGAATCGGATTGAGTCTTTTTTTCAGCTGTTGATTATTATACCAAAGTACAGCTCCGGCAAGCAACGCCATGCAAAAACTCACAAAGAGGAGCGTGTTGATTGTCTGCTGCGGAAGACCTGTTTCTCCGAATCCACGGAGAACTTTGTATAGATATTCTTGATCGACTGCGGCTTGCATTCTCGGCCTTTAGATTAAAGATGACTAGAGATTTTTATTACTTATACTTTTTTTTAAACCATTTGGAAAGTAGTGAGAACTCATTTTCTGGCAGTATAAGATTGAATCTTTTTTAGATTGCTCCGATTTTTTTCAGGTGAATTTCTATAGAAGATATCGCCGCAGGAGTTATCCCTGAAATTCTGCTGGCTTGCCCAAGGGTTAGGGGACGAATTGCAGTAAGTTTCTCTACTCCTTCTCGCGTCAGCCCTGCAACTTCAGAATAATTTACATTATTTGGTATTGTTATTGACTCTTTTTTGCGGAATTTATCAACAAGTTCCTGCTGCCTGACAAGGTATCCTTCATATTTAACCTGTGTTTCAGCTTCTAGAAGAATTTCTTCAGAGAAGGTCTCTATCGCAGGCCAAAGTTCTGTTATGTCATGAATAGTCAGTTCCGGCTGGCGAAGCAGTGTTGCGAGGGGAACGGATTTCCCGGGAGCTGTTCCGCCGATTTTATTAATTATCTCGCATGTTGCTGTGTCCGGTTTTATGCGGATGGAGTTTAAACCTTTTATCGCATCATCAAGACCTTTCTTTTTACAACTGTACATTTCCCACTGCGCATCGCCGACAAGTCCGAGTTCTCTGCCGATTGCGGTGAGTCTTTGGTCAGCATTTCCTTCTCTAAGGAGAAGTCTGTATTCAGCGCGGGAGGTGAACATGCGGTATGGTTCTTGAGTCCCTTTTGTGACCAGATCATCAATAAGGACCGCAATGTATGCCTGATCGCGTGAAAGCACGAAAGGAGGACGGCCTGTCAGCGAACAGAATGCGTTAATGGCGGCCCAGATACCCTGTGCAGCAGCTTCTTCATAACCGGATGTACCGTTAATCTGTCCGGCTAGAAACAGTCCGGGCAGAGTTTTTGTTTCAAGCGTAGGTAGAAGCTGTGTAGGCGGAACAAAATCGTATTCAATGGCATACCCCGGTCTGACAATCTGAGCCTGCTCGAGACCTACAATAGAATTGATCATTCTTTTTTGTATATCCAGAGGCAAGCTGGTAGGAATACCGCTCGGATAAATTTCCGGGCTTTCAAGTCCTTCCGGTTCAAGGAAAATCTGATGTCTCCCTTTTTCGGGAAATCTGGCAACTTTATCTTCAATTGAAGGGCAGTAACGAGCTCCGGTTCCTTTGATTATACCCGTAAACATGGGAGATCTTTCAAAACCGCTGCGAATAGCTTCGTGAGTCTGCTCGTTGGTGTAAGTTATGTGGCAGGGGACCTGCGCAAGATTTATTTTTTCAGTTCTAAAGCTGAACGGAAGCGGCGGGTTGTCTCCGTATTGAACTTCAAGTTTGTCAAAGTCGATTGAATCTTTGAGCAGTCTTGGAGTCGTTCCGGTTTTAAGACGGCCCAGAGTTAAACCTGCTTCTTTAAGTGATGCTGACATGCCTTCGGCGGCTGGGTCACCCATTCTTCCGCCGCTGAAATGTTCAAGGCCGATATGAATAAGTCCTTGCAAAAAAGTTCCGGTGGTCAGCAGTACAGCTTTTGATTTAAATCTTTCGCCGATTTTAGTCACGACTCCGCCGGCTTTGCCGTCTTCAATAATCAAGGTTTCAGCAGTGTCCTGTCTCACCCATAAGTTTTCTTGCGCAAAAATATCTTTTTGAACAACCCGCATATATTCATTGCGGTCCATTTGGGCTCGGCTGGCTCTTACTGCCGGACCTTTGCGTGTGTTAAGCGTACGAAACTGAATACCTGCTTTATCAGACCACAGCCCCATATATCCACCGAGGGCATCGATTTCTTTGACCATATGTCCTTTGGCCAGTCCGCCGATAGCCGGATTGCAGGATAGATGCCCGATTCTATCAACGTTGATAGTGAGCAAAAGAGTTTTGAGGCCGAGAGTGGAAGCTGCCATGGCTGCTTCACAACCGGCATGACCGGCTCCTGCTACTATAAGGTCGAATACATCCGGTGTGGGCTGTTTTCTAATCATTCTGATTTCTACTGCTTAATGCAATTAAAAGGGGAGGAGAACCATAACTTTTGCGTCGCCGAGAGTATTGGACAGAGATCCTTTTTCATTAGGCTGATGAGCCTGATTGAGAAGGGTTGACCATACAACGGCCTGATAACCGCGTTCACGTAAATGTGCTGCAACCGTTCCGCCGCCGATTCCGCGAGGGGTCGCGTCGACTCCATATACTTCTTTGATTGCGAATATTGTTTTTTCTACAATTTCAGCGTCGACGGGGGTCTGCGGTACTGCTTGGTGTTTGTTGTCTATTTCAACAGTGACCTTCACGCCGAATTCTTCTGCTACATAGTTACCCATCCCTTCAACCTGTTCAATAACATCTTCCAAGTCGTAGGTCGGGAGCACTCTGCAATCGATGTAGAAAACGTCTTTTCCGGGCAGCGTGTTAACATTTTCAACGTTTGCTTCTTTTTTCGTAGGAACGAAAGTTGAGAATGGAGGAGAGAAAAGTTCATCCTGATCATCAAACTGGAAATGAAGTTCAGGAATTTCAACAATCATTGCAGCTGCTGCGACAAGGGAGTTTACGCCATATTCAGGTGTAGATGCGTGGCACTGTTTACCTTCTACGGTAACTTTCAGCCATAAAGTACTTTTTTCAGAAATTTCTACCATGCTTGAATCCGGTTCGCCGAAATCAGGAACAAGGAAAAGGTCTTTTTTCTTAAACAAATTTTCATGTTCTTTGAGCATGAAATCAAGACCGTGTTCGCTTCCGGTTTCTTCGTCTGAAACAAAGATTAAACCGACGTTACAACCCGGAGTCACTCCGCATTCTTTTAAAGCTCGAGCTGCAATAATGGAGCTTACTAAACCTTGGTGATTATCTTCGGTTCCGCGTCCATATATGGCATCTCCATCCTGAACAAGTGTAAACGGATCAGTGTTCCAAAGACTTAAATCTCCGACCGGAACAACGTCCATGTGCGAAATAATCCAGAGTGTTTTGGAGCTGTTCTGTCCGGGAATAATCGTTACAAGATTCGGCCTGTAGCCGCATTCAACCCTGTCGTCAGGAGAATTGTAAGATTTAACTTCGTCAAAACCGTGCTCTTTGAGATAGGAGGTGAGATAATCAGCTTTATCCTTTTCTCCCTTCCCGTTATTTGCAGGGCCGATTGCAGGAATTGAAACCAATTTTGTGTGGAGTTCAAGAGCGTCATCTTTCAATGAATCGATTTTAGATAGAAGTTGACCGGGCATTAGTTTCTCCAGTTTTTAATCTGAATTTACGGTTATTATTAAAAAGTGAAAAAGTCCGGATAATTTCTATACGGACATGCTAATAAAAAGAGCCGGAACGAGTCCGGCTCCCTTAATACACGAATATACCATCGTGAGAAACAATTTGGGATTGTTTCTTAGGTAGGTAAGATTAACGACTTGCCTAGAAAGGCAGAGCTGGCTGATTACTACCGGCCGCGTGCTGCACGCTTGGAAGCTTTAAGTGGGTTAACCTTAACTTTACCTTCTTTGTCAACTCCTGCGCGAGCATGAGTTGCGAAGTTACATACGCCGTGTCCCCATTTTTTTGCAGGCTGAGCGTAGCATGGGCAGTAGTTTTTGCTGTCAAAATCAACAGCACGTTCGCATCCTTCACACTGTTCGACAACAGGTTCCAAGATGGTTCCTTTGAATAACAGACCTTCTGCAGTCATTTCAGCACCGTCAAGCACGTGAAATTTAACATTCTTTTTAGACATGTAGCGCCTCCTGTTTGGCAAGTCGCTTGCGTACAAGCGTTTTTATGTAATATTTATATTGAAAAGCACAATTCCCTATGCAGTGTTACCCTATGTTGTCAAGGAAAAAACTGCTTAAAATTGGCTGTAGCATCATCAACTAATGTTTTTTAAGTCTGCTTAAGGCCCATTTCACGGCCTTTTCAGCTTCATGAGAGATTGTTTCGACATCACACGTAAAATGTTTCCCGTTTTGATAAAGGACCTTTCCGTCACAGATTGTGAGGTTCACATCCTGAGCTCCGGCGGAGTATACAATGTGGGAAAGGGGATTGTATACTGGTTTTAGGTGCAATTTGTCCATATCAATGGCTATAATATCCGCCCTCATTCCGGCTTTAATGATTCCGGTGTCGGTTAATCCCAGAAATTTAGCTCCATTAACAGTTGCCAGATCAAGAGCCGTCTGGGCCGGTATTGCCGTAGGATCTTGAAGGATACCTTTTTGAAGCAATGAAGCTGTTCGCATTTCTTCAAACATGTTCAGATCATTATTGCTGGCTGCTCCGTCTGTGCCGAGCCCGACAGTGATGCCGGAACTGAGCAACTTCGTCAAAGGGCAAATACCTGATCCAAGTTTAAGATTGCTCTGAGGGTTGTGCGATATCATTGCTCCGCTTGCGCTTATCTGCTTAATTTCCTGTTCCGTCACATCAACGCAGTGATGAATTCTGGTTCGTGGAGTCAGTAAGCCGTTATCGCATAAAACTTCAAGAGGTCTTTTGTCGAATTTTTTTGAAGTCAGCTCTGTCTCTGCAACGGATTCAGCGCAGTGAATCTGCCACAGCACATCAAGTTTTTCCGCCAGTTCCATACTTTCAATCAACTGATCCGGAGTTGTTGTAAAAACCGCGTGGGGAGTTATTGAAGTGGTTATCCTGTCGTGTAACAAGAACCGTTCATGCAAACCTTCAATTGTTTCCCATGCCTGTTTTGCTGTTTTAAAGAAGGGGGAAGGGAATTCGAAAAACCCCTCTCCTAA
This window harbors:
- the prfB gene encoding peptide chain release factor 2 (programmed frameshift), with the translated sequence MLQFSDLKSMAVNCNSKFSSLWGRLDHAQCKERLEEIEHDLSKPGAWDKPDDLTPILREKSILEEKVTSYENLSSVHNDVEEWLTLASEDPDQEILEALSENLIKLSNMVEQTELATLLSAPEDKSTAILEIHPGAGGTEAQDWAEMLLRMYMRWCEKRNWEVSYLDLQPGDEAGIKSVTLQVKGLYAYGFLKGEAGIHRLIRISPYDSSGRRHTSFASVDVYPEISHDIEIEVKDEDIRLDVFRASGPGGQHVNKTNSAVRITHLPTNIVVQCQNEKSQLKNKETAMKVLKSRLYERELKKQEESKKADYSTKDSIAWGSQIKTYTMQPYRLVKDHRCGAEDGNVEAVLDGELDDLVRNYLLHAYGG
- a CDS encoding MinD/ParA family protein — translated: MINANKTLSMAIMSGKGGVGKTNLSLNLSYALNAGGNSLLLMDCDLGLANLDVLLGISPENNMQDLLRSNAKPSEIVIPIEKGKNFDILPAASGVPELVEMDEDMQEILFSKLSKLVGRYQYLVMDLGAGISGTVLSFATIAQMRFVVITPEPTSLTDSYALIKVLHTQHKVSDFNVIVNQVTSEKEAKDTFDRLNMACEKFLNIKLKNIGFVRYDPSVTEAVRRQIPFIKYAPKSEASRDILNIAVKIQKIRMENMGKLGDRPVIKKFPALSA
- a CDS encoding HU family DNA-binding protein yields the protein MNKSELIKNLAEEKGLHVDESSEIVDAFVDAIKEALVRGDRVEIRGFGSFKMKEYQGYTGRNPKTGSVVSVTPKKLPFFRPGKELKEFLNG
- a CDS encoding GGDEF domain-containing protein is translated as MNAEYIAENEAELLEELLSVRERFCNETNVCFGKNCLDGLAVLRFCPGMTLNAWKILAETHDLNDWMTIPLEENSLPHLKHIQGVLQTLSYKTEHDPLTGISNRRAFEKTLDQEIERSSRDKTPVSLAILDLDNFKAVNDTYGHLKGDEVLIDLADMISSNSRRYDLVARIGGEEFAIILSGAGQHKAEQLVERLLEKTRELTFKKPNSTEKFSVTCSVGLATYKGLMNLRMHEFIEKADKALYKAKNTGKDRICTADILDYESVTRETLVHADEKKFLFTGK
- a CDS encoding UshA-like (seleno)protein family 2 encodes the protein MRPYIFVLFLLASIGFPFQAHAGKDAVLSIAYTANTFGTVNPCPSUGGKTLGGLARRAGYLQDLRDSKSPESFLIGGAFEFLPTSGVAIPDNKRDALSKSFQFMNYDLGILSPAEADLLKGSANGIPKNWINCKKASVKILTLAHGKKAGFIILPYLEKGTSDLSGELITELAELFKKYKSQTDVLIGLSPWGYFREKALLASPVFAESPLDILLGSGDGPGMTGTVDNNGKTLWVRSYPTGKAVNRIDIFQWPSRDADFKWTSGQNIRWFLQSLRDDVREEPTVLKLIEGISDDK
- the dapA gene encoding 4-hydroxy-tetrahydrodipicolinate synthase — its product is MTFQGAFTALVTPFKDGAIDQDAYRELIEWQIEQGIDGLVPCGTTGEAATMTHDEQGEVIRICVEQTKGRVPVIAGAGSNNTKEAVNLTILAKKAGADATLQITPYYNKPTPQGLVEHFKALSNEASMPFILYNVPGRTGLNAMPETIARIAKEVPDVIGVKEATGNLTQCSNLIEQCPEGFIVFSGDDFTVLPLLALGGHGAISVVSNIAPKMMADMCAAYRAGDTAKAKDLHYKLQPLSRAMFIETNPIPVKTSLGMMGKLKTSFRLPLVPLLAEHEQELRTALKKNKII